The Candidatus Accumulibacter similis genome has a segment encoding these proteins:
- a CDS encoding HsdR family type I site-specific deoxyribonuclease: MSAFTESNTVEAYVRDLLAGPINAIPANTVQEPLSSYGPSPKGMGWRYAAPADVPRQIQEVLVVPWLRDALIRLNPEIAAEPDRADEVLYKLRAIALSVRSDGLIRANEEMTAWMRGERSMPFGANNEHVPVRLIDLDDPKQNQYVVTQQFVHRVGPTERRADLVLLVNGLPLVLIEAKTPVKKCISWVDGAVQVHDDYEKFVPELFVCNVFSVATEGKAYHYGSIGLPVKDWGPWHLDGNGEDGQHHPLKALKLSAESMLRPHVVLDILGSFTLFATDKKKRRIKIICRYQQYEAANKIVERVLAGQPRKGLIWHFQGSGKSLLMVFAAQKLRMHAGLKNPTVLIVVDRIDLDGQITGTFTGADIPNLEKADSREKLQQLLAQDVRKIIITTIFKFGEASGALNTRSNIIALVDEAHRTQEGDLGRKMREALPNAFLFGLTGTPINRADRNTFYAFGADEDEKGYMSRYGFEESIRDGATLKLHFEPRLIDLHIDKAALDAAYKDLTGGLSDLDKDNLAKTAAKMAVLVKTPERIRKVCEDIVEHFQTKVEPNGFKGQIVTFDRESCLLFKAELDKLLPPEATAIVMSVQPSDKKDHPEYAKYDRTRDEEERLLDRFRDPADPLKLIIVTAKLLTGFDAPILQAMYLDKPLRDHTLLQAICRVNRTYSEQKTHGLIVDYLGIFDDVAAALEFDDQSVKQVVSNIQELKDRLPEAMQKCLAFFQGCDRALQGYEGLIAAQQCLPDNEVRDNFAAEFSVLNKIWEALSPDTVLGPFETDYKWLSQVYQSVQPSSGLGKLIWHSLGAKTIELIHQNVHVDAVRDDLDTLVLDADLLEAVLSNPDPKKVTEIEIKLNRRLRKHAGNPKFKQLSERLDALKDRFEAGQINSVQFLKELLQIAKETLQAEKETPPEEDEDRGKAALTELFDAVKTAETPIIVERVVADIDEIVRLVRFPGWQGTLSGEREIKKALRKALFKYKLHADEELFDKAFGYIRQYY, encoded by the coding sequence ATGAGTGCCTTTACGGAGTCGAACACGGTCGAAGCCTACGTGCGCGACCTGCTTGCCGGCCCGATCAATGCGATACCGGCGAACACAGTCCAGGAACCCTTGTCCAGCTACGGTCCTAGCCCCAAGGGCATGGGGTGGCGCTACGCAGCTCCCGCTGACGTACCGCGCCAGATTCAGGAAGTCCTCGTCGTACCCTGGCTGCGCGACGCGCTGATTCGTCTGAACCCGGAGATCGCCGCCGAACCCGATCGGGCCGATGAGGTGCTCTACAAGCTGCGCGCCATCGCGCTGTCGGTGCGCTCGGACGGCCTGATCCGCGCCAACGAGGAGATGACCGCCTGGATGCGGGGCGAGCGCTCCATGCCCTTCGGCGCGAACAACGAGCATGTGCCAGTGCGGCTGATCGACCTGGACGACCCGAAGCAGAACCAGTACGTCGTCACCCAGCAGTTCGTCCACCGCGTAGGGCCCACCGAGCGCCGGGCCGATCTGGTGCTGCTGGTCAACGGTCTGCCGCTGGTTCTGATCGAGGCCAAGACGCCGGTCAAGAAGTGCATCAGTTGGGTCGATGGCGCGGTGCAGGTGCACGACGACTACGAGAAGTTCGTTCCCGAGCTCTTCGTCTGCAACGTGTTCTCGGTGGCCACCGAAGGCAAGGCCTACCACTACGGGTCGATCGGCCTGCCGGTCAAGGACTGGGGGCCGTGGCACCTGGACGGCAATGGCGAAGACGGCCAGCACCACCCGCTGAAGGCCCTCAAGCTCTCAGCCGAGAGCATGTTGCGCCCGCATGTGGTGCTGGACATCCTCGGCAGCTTCACCCTGTTCGCCACGGACAAGAAGAAGCGCCGCATCAAGATCATCTGCCGCTACCAGCAGTACGAGGCGGCCAACAAGATCGTCGAGCGGGTGCTGGCGGGCCAACCGAGGAAGGGCCTGATCTGGCACTTTCAGGGCTCGGGCAAGTCGCTGCTGATGGTGTTTGCCGCGCAGAAGCTGCGCATGCATGCCGGCCTGAAGAACCCCACCGTGCTGATCGTGGTGGACCGGATCGATCTCGACGGCCAGATCACCGGCACCTTCACAGGGGCGGACATACCCAACCTGGAGAAGGCCGACAGCCGCGAGAAGCTGCAGCAGTTGCTGGCGCAGGACGTGCGCAAGATCATCATCACGACGATCTTCAAATTTGGCGAGGCCAGCGGGGCGCTGAACACGCGCAGCAACATCATCGCGCTGGTGGACGAGGCCCACCGAACGCAGGAAGGCGATCTGGGCCGCAAGATGCGCGAGGCTCTGCCCAACGCGTTCTTGTTCGGCCTGACGGGCACGCCGATCAACCGGGCCGACCGCAACACCTTCTACGCCTTCGGCGCCGACGAAGACGAGAAGGGCTACATGAGCCGCTACGGCTTCGAGGAGTCGATCCGCGACGGTGCGACGCTGAAGCTGCACTTCGAGCCCCGGCTGATCGACCTGCACATCGACAAGGCTGCGTTGGACGCCGCCTACAAGGACCTGACCGGCGGCCTGTCGGATCTGGACAAGGACAACCTGGCCAAGACCGCCGCCAAGATGGCCGTGCTGGTCAAGACGCCCGAGCGCATCCGCAAGGTGTGCGAGGACATCGTCGAGCATTTCCAGACCAAGGTGGAGCCCAACGGCTTCAAGGGCCAGATCGTCACCTTCGACCGCGAGTCCTGCCTGCTGTTCAAGGCCGAGCTGGACAAGCTGCTGCCGCCCGAGGCCACGGCCATCGTGATGTCGGTGCAGCCGTCCGACAAGAAGGACCATCCGGAGTACGCGAAGTACGACCGCACCCGTGACGAAGAGGAACGGCTGCTGGACCGCTTCCGCGACCCGGCCGACCCGCTGAAGCTGATCATCGTCACGGCCAAGCTGCTGACGGGCTTCGACGCGCCCATCCTGCAGGCGATGTACCTGGACAAGCCCTTGCGGGACCACACGTTGCTGCAGGCGATCTGCCGTGTGAACCGCACCTACTCCGAGCAGAAGACCCACGGCCTGATCGTGGATTACCTGGGCATCTTCGACGACGTAGCGGCGGCACTGGAGTTCGACGACCAGAGCGTGAAGCAGGTGGTCAGCAACATCCAGGAACTGAAGGACAGGCTGCCCGAAGCGATGCAGAAATGCCTGGCGTTCTTCCAGGGCTGCGACCGCGCGCTGCAGGGCTACGAGGGCCTGATCGCAGCGCAGCAGTGCCTGCCGGACAACGAGGTGCGAGACAACTTCGCCGCCGAGTTCAGCGTGCTCAACAAGATCTGGGAAGCGCTGTCTCCGGACACGGTACTGGGGCCCTTCGAGACAGACTACAAGTGGCTGTCGCAGGTCTACCAGTCGGTGCAGCCTTCCAGCGGGCTCGGCAAGCTTATCTGGCATTCACTGGGCGCCAAGACCATCGAGCTGATCCATCAGAACGTGCATGTCGATGCCGTGCGTGACGATCTGGATACGCTGGTGCTCGACGCTGATCTGCTGGAGGCCGTGCTCTCGAACCCCGACCCGAAGAAGGTCACGGAAATCGAGATCAAGCTGAACCGGCGGCTGCGGAAGCACGCGGGCAACCCGAAGTTCAAGCAGTTGTCGGAACGGCTGGATGCGCTGAAGGATCGCTTCGAGGCCGGCCAGATCAACAGCGTGCAGTTCCTGAAGGAGCTGCTGCAGATCGCCAAGGAAACGTTGCAGGCCGAGAAGGAAACGCCGCCCGAGGAGGACGAGGATCGCGGCAAAGCCGCTCTGACCGAACTCTTCGATGCAGTGAAGACCGCCGAGACTCCGATCATCGTCGAACGCGTGGTCGCCGACATCGACGAAATCGTGCGGCTGGTCCGCTTCCCCGGCTGGCAGGGCACGCTCTCCGGTGAACGGGAAATCAAGAAGGCCCTCCGAAAGGCGCTGTTCAAGTATAAGCTGCACGCCGACGAGGAACTGTTCGACAAGGCATTTGGCTACATCCGGCAGTACTATTGA
- a CDS encoding SAM-dependent DNA methyltransferase, with product MAAVSHPSKRITQQELESYLWGAAVLLRGLIDAGDYKQFIFPLLFYKRVSDVWDEEYQAALANSGGDFSYAQFAENHRFQIPEGAHWNDVRQTPKNVGAAIQKAMRAIETANPDLLDGIFGDAPWTNRERLPDETLKNLIEHFSTQTLSVANVPEDELGNAYEYLIKKFADDSGHTAAEFYTNRTVVHLMTQLLAPQAGESIYDPTCGTGGMLISALDEVKRSGGEYRTLKLYGQERNLITSSIARMNLFLHGVEDFEIIRGDTLADPKHIKGDRLRQFDVILANPPYSIKQWNREAWSSDKWGRNSLGTPPQGRADYAFQQHILTSLTAKGRCAVLWPHGVLFRNEELAMRTKMVEQDWVEAIIGLGPNLFYNSPMESCIVICNRKKTAARKGKVIFIDAVNEVTRERAQSFLTPAHQQRILAAYNAFADVPGFTKVATLVEIGANSANLSIPLYVKRIAAAVATDSNGDAVSLRSGWAQWQHDGRAFWQQMDALVETLDGLIAEDVERV from the coding sequence ATGGCTGCAGTGAGTCACCCAAGCAAACGCATCACCCAGCAGGAGCTGGAGAGCTATCTGTGGGGCGCCGCCGTGCTGCTGCGCGGCTTGATCGACGCGGGCGACTACAAGCAGTTCATCTTTCCGCTGCTGTTCTACAAGCGCGTCTCAGATGTCTGGGACGAGGAATATCAAGCGGCACTGGCCAACTCAGGCGGCGACTTCTCCTACGCGCAGTTCGCGGAGAACCACCGGTTCCAGATCCCGGAGGGTGCGCACTGGAATGATGTGCGCCAGACCCCGAAGAACGTCGGTGCGGCCATCCAGAAGGCCATGCGCGCCATTGAGACCGCCAACCCGGATCTGCTCGACGGCATCTTCGGCGACGCCCCCTGGACCAACCGCGAACGCCTGCCCGACGAAACGCTGAAGAACCTGATCGAGCACTTCTCGACGCAGACGCTGTCGGTGGCCAACGTGCCCGAGGACGAGCTCGGCAACGCCTACGAGTACCTGATCAAGAAGTTTGCGGACGACTCCGGCCACACGGCGGCCGAGTTCTACACCAACCGCACCGTCGTCCACCTGATGACGCAGCTTCTGGCGCCGCAGGCCGGCGAGTCGATCTACGACCCCACCTGCGGCACCGGCGGCATGTTGATCTCGGCGCTGGACGAAGTGAAGCGCTCGGGCGGTGAGTACCGCACGCTCAAGCTCTACGGGCAGGAGCGCAACCTCATCACCTCGTCGATCGCGCGGATGAACCTGTTCCTGCACGGCGTGGAGGACTTCGAGATCATCCGCGGCGACACCCTGGCCGACCCCAAGCACATCAAGGGCGACCGTCTGCGCCAGTTCGATGTGATCCTGGCCAACCCGCCGTACTCCATCAAGCAATGGAACCGCGAGGCGTGGAGCAGTGACAAGTGGGGGCGCAACTCGCTGGGCACGCCGCCGCAGGGCCGCGCCGACTATGCGTTCCAGCAGCACATCCTGACCAGCCTCACCGCCAAGGGGCGCTGCGCCGTGCTCTGGCCGCATGGCGTGCTGTTCCGCAACGAGGAACTGGCCATGCGCACCAAGATGGTCGAGCAAGACTGGGTGGAGGCCATCATCGGCCTGGGGCCCAACCTGTTCTACAACTCCCCGATGGAGTCGTGCATCGTCATCTGCAACCGCAAGAAGACGGCTGCACGCAAGGGCAAGGTGATCTTCATCGACGCGGTGAACGAGGTCACCCGTGAGCGGGCGCAGAGCTTCCTCACACCCGCGCACCAGCAGCGCATCCTGGCTGCCTACAACGCGTTTGCAGATGTGCCCGGTTTCACCAAGGTCGCCACGCTGGTCGAGATTGGCGCCAACTCGGCCAATCTGTCGATCCCGCTGTACGTGAAGCGTATCGCTGCAGCCGTCGCCACCGACAGCAATGGCGATGCGGTATCGCTGCGCTCGGGCTGGGCGCAGTGGCAGCACGACGGCCGTGCCTTCTGGCAGCAGATGGACGCGTTGGTGGAAACGCTGGACGGTCTGATTGCGGAGGACGTCGAGCGTGTCTGA
- a CDS encoding SAM-dependent DNA methyltransferase: MAQKQTVTVEQLESHLWESANILRGPVDAADFKTYIFPLLFFKRICDVWDEEYQEIVDETGDEQLAWFPESHRFQIPQECHWVDVRDKPTNVGAALQHAMREIEKANPDTLYGVFGDAQWTNKERLSDALLKDLIEHFSALPLGNHNVASDLVGDAYEYLIKKFADATNKKAGEFYTPRSVVRLMIDMLDPKEAETIYDPACGTGGMLLAAVQHVKDKHGDVKRLWGKLYGQEKNLTTSSIARMNLFLHGIEDFQVVRGDTLRNPAFFEGDRLATFDCVIANPPFSLEKWGEDLWTSDPFGRNFAGLPPSFSGDFAWVQHMVKSMADVSGRMAVVLPQGALFRKGVEGSIRQKLLEMDLIEAVIGLAPNLFYGTGLAASILVLRKRKPVKHKKNVLIADASRLFRRGRAQNYLEPEHAGEILGWYRCFADVQDAARVVSLDEIKAEDWTLNISRYVLPPLQDDIPPLPDAIAAFKEALTRCREAEERLAQVMTEGGWLQ; this comes from the coding sequence ATGGCGCAGAAGCAGACAGTTACCGTCGAGCAACTGGAATCCCACCTCTGGGAGTCCGCCAACATCCTGCGCGGCCCAGTGGATGCGGCGGACTTCAAGACCTACATCTTCCCGCTGCTGTTCTTCAAGCGCATCTGCGATGTCTGGGATGAGGAATACCAAGAGATCGTCGATGAGACGGGCGACGAGCAACTGGCCTGGTTCCCCGAGTCGCACCGGTTTCAGATCCCGCAGGAGTGCCACTGGGTGGATGTCCGCGACAAGCCGACCAACGTCGGCGCAGCCCTGCAGCACGCGATGCGCGAGATCGAGAAGGCCAACCCGGACACACTCTACGGCGTGTTCGGTGACGCGCAGTGGACGAACAAGGAACGGCTGTCCGACGCGCTGCTCAAGGACCTGATCGAGCATTTTTCCGCGCTCCCGCTCGGCAACCACAACGTTGCGTCCGACTTGGTTGGCGACGCCTACGAATACCTGATCAAGAAGTTCGCCGACGCCACCAACAAGAAGGCCGGCGAGTTCTACACCCCGCGCAGCGTCGTGCGGCTGATGATCGACATGCTCGATCCCAAGGAAGCCGAGACCATCTACGACCCCGCCTGTGGCACCGGGGGCATGCTGCTGGCCGCCGTGCAGCACGTGAAGGACAAGCACGGCGACGTCAAGCGGCTGTGGGGCAAGCTGTACGGGCAGGAGAAGAACCTCACCACTTCGTCCATCGCACGGATGAACCTGTTCCTCCACGGCATCGAGGACTTCCAGGTGGTGCGCGGCGACACACTGCGCAACCCGGCCTTCTTCGAGGGCGACCGGCTGGCCACCTTCGACTGCGTGATCGCCAATCCGCCGTTCTCGCTGGAAAAGTGGGGCGAGGATCTGTGGACGAGCGACCCGTTCGGCCGCAACTTTGCCGGTCTGCCGCCCTCGTTCAGCGGTGACTTCGCCTGGGTGCAGCACATGGTCAAGTCCATGGCCGACGTGAGCGGCCGGATGGCCGTGGTGCTGCCCCAGGGCGCCCTGTTCCGCAAAGGCGTGGAAGGCAGCATCCGGCAGAAGCTGCTGGAGATGGACCTGATCGAGGCAGTGATCGGGCTGGCACCCAACCTCTTCTACGGCACCGGCCTGGCCGCGAGCATCCTGGTCCTGCGCAAGCGCAAGCCGGTCAAGCACAAGAAGAATGTGCTGATCGCCGATGCGTCGCGCCTGTTCCGCCGCGGACGCGCGCAGAACTATCTTGAGCCCGAGCACGCCGGCGAGATCCTCGGCTGGTATCGCTGCTTTGCCGATGTGCAGGACGCGGCCCGGGTGGTCAGCCTCGACGAGATCAAGGCCGAGGACTGGACGCTGAACATCTCGCGCTACGTCCTGCCGCCGCTACAGGACGACATCCCGCCTCTGCCGGACGCCATCGCGGCGTTCAAGGAGGCGCTGACCCGCTGCCGCGAAGCCGAAGAGCGCCTCGCGCAGGTCATGACCGAAGGGGGATGGCTGCAGTGA
- a CDS encoding aspartate kinase: MALIVQKFGGTSVGSTERIKNVAKRVARWRAQGHDIILVPSAMAGETNRLLALAKEVSPSPDPRELDVIASTGEQVTIALLAMAMHGEGIKAKSFTGSQVGVLTDSTFTKARILKIDQGRIRKALADGNVVVVAGFQGADEDGNITTLGRGGSDTSAVALAAAMKADECQIYTDVDGVYTTDPRVVPEARKLDTITFEEMLEMASLGSKVLQIRSVEFAGKYKVKLRVLSSFEDEGEGTLITVEEKGHMEQPIISGIAFNRDEAKLTVLGVPDRPGIAYQILGPIADANIDVDMIIQNIGRDGTTDFSFTVNRNDFSKSLKILEGVKEKIGARDVNGDATTCKVSAVGVGMRSHPGVASRMFAALAKENINLQMISTSEIKISVVIEEKYLELAVRVLHKAFGLEKPPKSKLGLTGRGETDIITPS, encoded by the coding sequence ATGGCATTGATCGTACAGAAATTCGGCGGCACGTCGGTCGGTTCGACGGAACGCATCAAGAATGTCGCCAAGCGTGTGGCACGCTGGCGCGCGCAGGGACACGACATCATTCTGGTTCCATCGGCGATGGCCGGGGAGACCAATCGGCTGCTGGCTCTGGCAAAGGAGGTCTCCCCGTCGCCAGACCCGCGCGAACTCGACGTCATCGCTTCCACCGGAGAACAGGTGACGATCGCCCTGCTGGCCATGGCGATGCACGGGGAAGGAATCAAGGCGAAAAGTTTCACCGGTTCGCAGGTCGGCGTCCTGACCGACAGCACCTTCACCAAGGCGCGCATCCTGAAGATCGACCAGGGCCGGATCCGCAAGGCCTTGGCCGATGGCAACGTCGTCGTCGTCGCCGGTTTTCAGGGTGCCGATGAGGATGGCAACATCACGACGCTGGGTCGCGGCGGATCCGACACCTCGGCGGTCGCTCTGGCGGCGGCGATGAAGGCCGACGAGTGCCAGATCTATACCGACGTGGATGGCGTGTATACGACCGACCCGCGCGTCGTCCCGGAAGCCCGGAAGCTGGACACGATCACCTTCGAGGAAATGCTCGAAATGGCCAGTCTCGGATCGAAGGTGCTGCAAATCCGCTCGGTGGAGTTCGCCGGCAAGTACAAAGTCAAACTTCGTGTCCTTTCCAGCTTTGAAGACGAGGGCGAAGGAACGCTGATCACTGTTGAGGAAAAGGGCCATATGGAACAACCGATCATCTCCGGCATTGCTTTCAACCGCGACGAAGCCAAACTGACCGTCCTCGGCGTTCCGGACCGCCCGGGAATCGCCTACCAGATCCTCGGACCGATCGCCGACGCCAACATTGACGTCGACATGATCATCCAGAACATCGGTCGTGACGGGACCACCGACTTCTCCTTCACCGTCAATCGCAACGACTTCAGCAAGTCACTAAAGATTCTTGAGGGCGTCAAGGAGAAGATTGGGGCACGCGATGTCAACGGCGACGCGACGACATGCAAGGTTTCAGCTGTCGGGGTGGGCATGCGCTCGCACCCCGGAGTCGCCAGCAGGATGTTCGCTGCGCTGGCGAAGGAGAACATCAACCTGCAGATGATTTCGACCTCGGAGATCAAGATTTCGGTGGTGATCGAGGAGAAGTACCTGGAACTTGCCGTGCGCGTACTGCACAAGGCCTTCGGTCTCGAGAAGCCCCCGAAGTCGAAGTTGGGTTTGACCGGTCGCGGTGAAACCGATATCATCACGCCGTCCTAG
- a CDS encoding helix-turn-helix transcriptional regulator: MSTVKVVERVDPREIRRRLGMNQQQFWSKIGVTQSGGSRYESGRNMPKPVRELLRLVHVEQIDIQRIKREDFEVVEYLKAEDPDQFKALRKAAKNKLKKAAAKSSADDQAAT, from the coding sequence ATGAGCACCGTCAAGGTCGTTGAGCGGGTCGATCCGCGCGAGATTCGTCGCAGGCTGGGGATGAATCAGCAGCAGTTCTGGTCGAAGATCGGCGTTACACAGAGCGGCGGGTCGCGCTACGAGAGCGGTCGCAACATGCCCAAGCCGGTACGCGAGCTCTTGCGCCTGGTGCATGTCGAGCAGATCGACATCCAGCGCATCAAGCGCGAGGACTTCGAGGTCGTCGAGTACCTTAAGGCCGAGGATCCGGACCAGTTCAAGGCCCTCAGGAAGGCGGCAAAAAACAAACTCAAGAAAGCGGCTGCCAAGTCGTCTGCGGACGACCAGGCTGCGACCTAG